The Armatimonadota bacterium genome segment CCGGACCGTGTAGGTTCCCGGGGCCAGACGCCGCACCCGGACCATGAGACTCCGCCGATCCAGGTCCTCCAGGTCCACGCCACCCCGGGCAACTAGGCGTCCCCGCGGATCCAGGACCTCGATCCGACTCCTGGAGGGATCTAGCTCCTCGTTGAACCAGGCGCGGACCACGGAAGGGGGAATGAAGAGCACGGCCCCATTCTGAGGGGTCGACCCCACCAATCGGGCGTGGGCGGACAGCGGGAGATGGTAGACTCCCACCAGCAGCAGGAGGAAAAGAGCTCGTCCGATTCCCTTCCTGATCGGTTCGCTCACGGGGACAGCAGCAGGAGGGCGTCGCTCACGGGGCGCTCTCCCGTCTCATCGGATGGCCGGTTCCACACCCGGCCGTGGACCACGAGGGTGGTGGAGCCGCCGCCATCGAGGTTCAAGGCTTCTACGGCACCCAACCGCCGCATCTCCGCGGCGAGCTCTGGAATGGTCATCCCCAGGCTGTGCTCGGGGGCGCGCCCGTCCACCACGAGGAGGATCACGGTACCGTCCGGATCCACCCCGATCGCGGTCCGCGGATGCCTCCGGTAGAGGAACGCCTCCGGAAACCCTTCCGGATCCGGTACCGGTTGGCCCCGTCTCAGCAGCCTCGGACCTCCGCACAGGATGTCCCGTACCTGTTGCCAGCGGGGATCTCCGGAGGAGGGCTCCGCGCGAATCCGCACGTGCACGGGATCCCCGACTCGGAGTCTGGCGAGCAACGCCCCGGGAGCCCCGTGACCGGAGAGGACAAATCCGTCAGGGGGGACCCAGGCCGGCGGCGCCTCTCGGACCTCCTGGACCATCCCCCCAGAAACCACCACCTCCACACCCCTCACCTGGACCCGGGGGGTTCCGCCGAACCGGGGGGTAAACAGCACCACCTCACCGGATCCCCGCGTGCGGTTGAGTCCTTGGATCGGGATGGTTGCCCAAGCGGTCACCGCTTCCGCCCTCCACTCCAGCGTGTCGAACACCACCTCCTGCGTGTCCGTGATCCCGAGGCACGAACGGCCGGGGAGGGGTTCGCTCGCCCATTCCCTTTGGATCATCACCCCTCCCACCGGATCTCCCTCCGGAGCGAAGTACCCGCCGTTCACCGCGGCCACGGCTCCGGATCGCTGCGCGATGGCGGAGGTTCGCTCCCGCCCCATTACCCGGTCCTGGGCAAGGGCCACCCGAAGCCTTCCGCTTCCCCTCGTGATCCGGAGGGTGGCCGTCCACTGGGGTCCGGGCAGGGAGTCGAAGTCACGCAGGGTGGAGATGACCCACGTAGGATAGCCTTCCTCCGCGAGACGGGTACGAAGGAATTCCGCCTCCACCCGGCTCCCAAACGACCCCACCCGCACCTTCGCGAGCCCGTCGAGGAGGTCCACGAAAACGGGAAGTCCCCGCTTCCGGATCTCCTGGGCCAGACGGTGAGCGTTCTGGAGGGACGCAAAAGCCCCCACCTGCACCCGCCAGACGGGCAGCGTCCGCAACGCTCCCCGTTTCTCCACCGTCAGCAGCACGCCGGGGCGAAGGAGGTGCAGTACGCGCAGACGGGTGCCGTTCTCCAGGGCCTGGAGTAGGGTCCAGATCAGGAAGGCTCCTTCCGTCCGGCTGACGTGGGCCAGGGGGCGGAACCTGCGGGAGGAGGGGTCTGGGAGGAGGGAGGGACGGCTGAGGAGGGCTACCGCTACTGCTCCTCGGTAGGAGGGAGAGATCCGATCGAGATCCTCGAACGGGAGCGGATGGTCCGCGAGGGCGGCGGCCTCCCACGCGTGTCCCAGGGCCCGCACCGTCCACAGGATCGCGTCCTGTCGGGTAAGGGGGGCGTGCGGCCGGAACAGCCCCTGCACGTTGAGGATTCCGTGAGCCAGGGCCGCGTGCACGAAGGGCGCCATCTCCCGAGGCACGTCCGGGAGCGGTGTGCGGACTCCGGAATCCAGCGGCAGGCCCTTCGCGCGCACCAGCCACCGCACGTACTCTCCCCGCAGCACGGGGCGGAGGTGCTTCTCCTCGGCGGATTCCAGAATCCCGCGCTCCGCGAGGAGGGCCAGAGGATCCCCGGTCCGGAGGGATTTCTCCGTCGGCCCCGGGAAGGAACCCGTCCCAAGCGCAATGGCCAACGCGAGCGCCACGGGAATCCGCATCAGGCTAACGGAGCTCCAGGGACTCTACGCGAAGTTCAAGTTCCTCGAGTACAACGCGGAGTTCGTAGTGGCCTATGGGAACCTGGGAGAAGGCGAACTGCCCGAGGTCGTCCAGGGGAGCCGAGAAGGAGAACGAGGCCGAGGAGAGGATCACCTCTCCTCGAGGAGGGGTCCTGTACCCTCCGAGGATTCCGAACACGGATCTGCAAGCGGGATCTCGGGGGTCTCCGGCCACCTCCAGGGTGAGCGTGTATCCCTCTTCCGCGTATGCGGCTCGGGAGGGGGACGTTTCTCCCCGGAAGGCGAAGGCAGGGGGAAGGGAGGGGATCGGGCGAAGCAGAAGGATTCGACGCCCGAGCTGGGGGACGCCCGTTGCCAACAGAGCGTCCAGCCACCGGAGCTCCTCCCGGCAGTAGGGGCAGACGGTCAGGTGGTCCGGGATCTCCGGAGCCTCAAGGAGGCCGAGACGCCACTCCCCCAACCGCTCCGGGGGAGGGCAGTGGAGACGGTACAGCCGTCGGTGGAGGGTGTCCTCCAGGGGATCCGGGGGGTGGGCAGGTTGCGCCGGACGCTCCGACATAAATCCCCCAATCGAGACAAATGGTTTTCGATTGCCTATTCGAACTCAATGAGCGGGATCCTGCGAACCTGGCAAGGAAGTTGCTGGAATTCCGACAGCGGATCTGGAAAACATTTGATCGCATTATTGCACGGTTTAACCGTGCAAATTTCTCGGTCTAATTCGATGTACTGTCAGGTAAAGTTAGCCATTTTGATAGAATAGATCGTGAGGAGGGGATGGATGGGCCGGCTGGTGGCGGAGGTTCTGCGCACGTTCGGATTACGGGTTTACGAGGCCCGCACGGCCGCGGGGCTCTCGCAGCGGGCGCTGGCGAGGCTGCTGGGCTTGCGGAGCGCGGTAGCGGTGGGAGACTGGGAACGGGGTAAGGCCTTCCCCAAGTTCCTCACCTTCCTTCGCTTGTGTGAGGTCCTCAACCGGCCCCCGGCGTATTTTCTGGAGGGCTATACGGAAGCCCCCGCTCAGGAGGGGACCGTGGAGGCGCTGGAGCGCCTGGAGGCGAAGCTGCACCAGCGTCATCTGGAGCTCCTCCACCGGCTGGAGCAGTTGCCCGCGGAAATCAGTGGGTGCATACCTCCCGACGAAATCCTCTCCTTCCTGCAGAAGATGGACTTCGAGCGGGATGTGCTCCCACACCTCCCCCTCGACCTCCGCGCCGCCCTTCGGGCCCGGAAGCTTCCCCCCGAATTCGAGGAGGCCGCTTACAGCATCGCCCGCAACGCCGCCTGGCATGCCTGGGAGGTGACCCGTGAGGAGGTTCGGGATTGGGTCCGGAAGCGGAGAAGGGTCTGAAAACCGTCAGCGGCTGCGCTTCCAAAGTGACCTCGGTCGGTTCCCCGGCCTCGACCCCTCTGGATCGCTTGCCGCTGACGGTTTTCTTTTACCACGGATTTAAAGCAAAAAGCAATGGGGAACATATGTTCCCCATCTCACCAGGCCCCCCTCTCTGCGGCGGAGAGCAGGCGGTGGGTGGCGGCGGTCACCTCCTTCACGATGGAGGGCCAGCGAGCAAGGATCTCCGCAAGCGCCTGCTGCGCCTGGACCCTCAGGGTTTCCGGGAGGGATCCCATCTCCTCCTCGTCCAGCACCTTCGGCTGTGCATTGGGCAGAACAAGCACGTCGGCTGCCAGGTCGAGCCAGGCGATCCGATCCGCCTCCAGCCGTACCTCCCCGCTCAGATTGATGTACCACCCCAGGGTTTCCCCGTGCGGTGTGACCCAGTGGTACACGTTGTACGGACGGTCCACCCAGAAATGGCCATAGGTGACCGTGCCGGGATCCAAGGATAGGTCGTCCACCCGCCAGGGGTGCGTGATCACGTAACGGAGCACCACGCGGTCTGCGTCCCGGAGGAGGAGTTCGCACGGGAACACCTCCTCGCGGCCGTCCGGTCGCCGTTTGATCTCCAGGAACAGGACCCCCATGGCGCCGATCCCAGGGTCCCTTCGACGTCTCCTGCTCGAACTCCTAGTACAATGGGGGTACCCGGAACGGTCTTGGGGCCTTTGGGGAACCCCGGGGCTTACCGGAGACGGCAGGGAAGGGATTCCTGAGCGGGAGTGCACGATGAACATCGTCCTCACGGCCAAGAACGTGACGCTCAACGAGCATCTGCGCCAGTATGCAACGAAGAAAATCGAACGGCTGGCCCGGTTCTTTGACCACGTTCAGGAGGCAAAGGTGGTCCTCCGGACCAGCCGGGATCGCAACCAGGGACGCGAATCCCTCGTGGAGGTCACGGTGTACGGAGACGGTTTTGTGCTGCGGGGGGAGGAGGCCGCGCCGGACTTCTTCGCGGCCGTGGACCTGGTGTCCGAAAAACTGGAGCGGCAGATCCAGAAGGTACGGGACCGCTGGATCCACAAGCGCCGTCTGGACGAGGCCCGCCGGCGGCGCCAGGAGGAGGTGGAGGCGGAGGAGGCGCGAAGGGCCGAGGAGTTCCCGGAACCCCTTCCGCAGATCGTGCGCCGCAAGCAGCTCACCACCAAACCCATGACGGAAGAGGAGGCCACCGTCCAGATGGAGCTGCTGGGCCACAGCTTCTTCGTGTACCGGGACGCGGACACGGGACACGTTCGGGTGCTGTACCGTCGGCGGGACGGGCAGCTGGGCCTCCTCGAGGTGGAATGAGGCGGGTGGCGTGGGCCTGCGCATGGGCCGCGCTCCTCGCGGGGTGCGCGGTCCGGCCCGATCTCTCCCGCCTGCCTCCCCTGCGCCTGCGGGCGCCGGGGGATATGGTCCGGCAGGTGAAGCCGGGCTACACCCTCTCCGGGAGTCTAGTGACCGCCTGTGCCCCCACCCACGACGGACGGCTGGTGGGGGTGGTCGTGGACAACGACCCGCGCGCCCGGCCGCAGAGCGGACTGAGCTTCGCGTGCCTCCTCTACGAGATCCCTACGGAGGCTCGGATTCCCCGCTTCCTCGCGGTGTTCAACGGCCAGGAACCGGCCCGTGTGGGACCCGTGCGCAGCGTGCGGCCCGCGTTCCTGGAGATCGCCCAGGAGCTGGATGCCGTGGTGGCCCACGCAGGGCAGAGCCTCCCCGCCTTCCAGTGGATCCGCGCCCACCGTTACCCCGTGGTCAACGAGTTCTGGACTCCGCAGCCATTCTGGCGCAGCCGGGACCGGCGCATGCCCCACAACCTCTACGGAGCCGTTCCCCGGATCCGGGAGGTCATGCGGCGTCGGGGCTATGACCGTCCTCCCGTGCTTCCGCGGCCCGCTGCCCTCACCTACACGGAGCCTTACGGTCCCGCCGCGGGTCACATCCGGATCGGGGTTATGAAGGGGTTCCAGGCCGAGTTCGTCTACCAGGACGGCCGCTACCTCCGGACCACCGCGGGCCGGCCACATCTCGATGCCCTCACCGGGGCGCCGGTGTGGGCTCGGGCCGTGTTGGTCCAGTTCGTCACGTGGCGGGGGGGGCGGTCGGGGAGGGTGGACGTCTCGGAAGTCGGGGTGGTGGGACAGGGGAGGGCCCTGATCTTTGCCTACGGACGCGCGGTGGAGGGTCGATGGGAGAGAGCCTCCGAGGAAACTCCTACGGCGTTCACGGATTCCCAGGGCCGGGGCCTGTTGCTCCCGTCCGGCCCTCTCTGGGTGGTCCTTGTACCCCTCGGCACTCCGGTCACGTACGTCCCGAGAGGGCTCTGACGGAACCCCCGGCCTCATCCGGCGGTTTATACTGAAAGGGAGTGAGCCCATGCTGAAGACTCTGGCGAGGCTGTTCGGGCGGGGAGAGGACGCGGCGGTGCGCCGCTACCTGCCTGCGGTGCAACGCATCAACGGGCTGGAACCGGAGTTCGAGCGCCTCTCGGACGAGGCCCTGCGGGCCAAGACGGAGGAGTTCCGGACCCGCCTGCGCTCCGGCGAGACCCTGGATGATCTCCTCCCCGAGGCCTTTGCCGCGGTGCGGGAGGCCAGCAAGCGCACCCTCGGGCTCAGACACTTTGACGTCCAGCTCATCGGCGGCATCGTGCTGCACGAGGGCAAGGTGGCGGAGATGAAAACGGGGGAAGGGAAGACCCTGGTGGCCACCCTGCCCGTCTACCTCAACGCGCTTTTAGGCCGCGGGGTGCACGTGGTCACCGTCAACGACTACCTGAGCCGCCGGGACGCGGGCTGGATGGGGCCCATCTACCATACCCTGGGGCTGCGGGTGGCGGCCATTGCGCATGAGTTCAGTGGCCTCTACGATCCCGCCTACCAGGACCCCAAGCCCCATGCGGACGACCGCCTGAACCACTTCCGTCCCATCTCCCGACGGGAGGCCTACCTGGCGGACGTCACCTACGGTACCAACAACGAGTTCGGATTCGACTACCTCCGGGACAACATGGCCCTGCGTCCAGAGGACATCGTGCAGCGGGAGCTCTACTACGCCATCGTGGACGAGGTGGACTTCATCCTCATCGACGAGGCCCGTACCCCCCTCATCATCTCCGGGCAGTTGGAGGAATCCACCCGCAAGTACTACGAGTTTGCACGCTTGGTGCGTCGACTGCGCCTCGGTGAGGACTACACCGTGGACGAGAAGCTGAAGACCGCCACCCTCACGGAAGCGGGGATTCGGAAGGTGGAGCAGATGCTGGGGGTGGACAACCTCACAGACCCGGAGCACCTGGACCTCATGCATCACGTCCACCAGGCCCTGCGGGCCCATGCCTGCTACAAGCGGGACGTGGACTACGTGGTGAAGGATGGCCAGGTGATCATCGTGGACGAGTTCACGGGCCGGCTCATGTTCGGCCGGCGGTACGCGGATGGACTGCACCAGGCCATCGAGGCCAAGGAGGGCGTGCGGATCGAGCGGGAGACCCAGACCCTAGCTACCATCACCCTCCAGAACTACTTCCGCATGTACGAGAAGCTGGCGGGCATGACGGGGACCGCGAAGACGGAGGAGGAGGAGCTCCGAAAGATCTACGGTCTCGAGGTGGTGGTGATCCCTACCCACAAGCCCATGATCCGAGTGGATCTCCCGGACCTGGTGTTCAAGACGGAGGCGGCCAAGTGGCGGGCCGTGGTGCAGGAGATCAAGGAGTGCTACCAGAAGGGCCGTCCCGTGCTGGTGGGGACCCGGTCCATCGAGAAGAGCGAAATGCTGTCCCGGATGCTGCGTCAGGAGGGGGTTCCGCACCAGGTGCTCAACGCCAAGTACCACGAGAGGGAGGCGGAGATCATCGCCCAGGCCGGACGCCTGGGAGCCGTCACCATCGCCACCAATATGGCGGGCCGCGGGGTGGACATCCTCCTCGGCGGCAATCCCCCGGATCCGGAGGAAGCAGAGAAGGTCCGGCAGCTCGGGGGGCTGCACGTGATCGGCACGGAGCGACACGAGGCCCGGCGCATCGACAACCAGCTGCGAGGGCGCTCCGGCCGCCAGGGGGATCCCGGCAGCAGCCGGTTCTATGTCTCCGCGGAGGACGAGCTCCTGCGCCTGTTCGGAGGCGAACGCATCGCGGCCATCATGGATCGGTTCCGCATCGACGAGGATACCCCTATCGAGAGCCCGTTGCTTACCCGACAGATTGAGGCGGCGCAGAAGCGGGTGGAGCAGTATCACTTCGACATCCGCAAGCACCTTCTGGAGTACGACGATGTGATGAACGTGCAGCGGCAGACCCTCTACCGGGAGCGCCGCAAGGTGCTCTTCGGCGAGAACCTCCGAGAGAACGTGCTGGACATGATGGAGCGGGTCGTGGCGGAGGTGGTGGAGACCTACTGCCCCGCCTCCCTTCCCCGCGAGGAGTGGGATCTGGAGGGCATGCTCCAGGAGCTGGAGCAGCTGGCACCTGTTCCGGAGATCCTGGCCATTTCCCTCCAGGACCTGGCGGGCCGTTCCCGGGAGGAGACTCAGGAGATCCTCACCACAGCCGTGCTCCGGGCCTATGAAGCCAAGGAGGAGGCGGTGGGCCCGGAGGTGATGCGGGAGGTGGAGCGGATAGTACTCCTCTCCCACATCGATCGCAAGTGGATAGACCACCTGTATGCCATGGACGAGTTGCGGGAGGGGATCGGGCTAAGGGCCTACGGACAGGTAAGCCCGCTGGTGGAGTACCAGCGGGAGGCGTACGAGATGTTCCAGCAGATGCTGCGGGCCATCCAATCCGACACCGTCCGGGACCTCCTCCGGGTGCGGGTGGAGCGCGAGATCCCCCGCGTCCTCCGACCCGTGGCCCGCATTACTGCCCAGGCGGGTCCGGACGCGGACCGCATCCTGGGAGCCCTCCCGGCCTCCACCGACCGCGCGGCGACTCCCCCCAAGCCCCAGCCTGTGGTGGTGGGGGCCAAGGTGGGGCGCAACGACCCCTGCCCCTGCGGCAGCGGTAAGAAATACAAGAAGTGCTGCGGCCGGGAATCCTGATCCCCTCCCACCGGTTTGCGGTTTTGCGGGGATTCCGCAGCGGATACCATGATCGCGGAGAGGTGAGGGAAGGATGACGTATGCTACCCTGGACGAACTGCGGGCCCAGGTAGGTGAGGACCTGGCGCGACTCCGGGAGATCAGGGGGCACCTTTGACCTGGATCGCATCCGGCGCCGCATCCAGGAGCTGGAGGAGGCAGCTGCCCGCCCCGAGGTGTGGTCGGATCCGGAGCGGGCCCGGGAGGTAGGCCGGGAGCTGGGGCGCCTCCGCGCGCAGCTGGTGGCCTTCGAGGCGCTGGAACGGGGGCTCCTGGACCTGGAGGAGCTGCTGATCCGGGGGCCGGAGGATCCTGAGGAGCTCGGGCTTTTATGGGAGGAGGCCCAGACCCTACACGCCCGGCTGGAGCGGCTGGAGATCGAGACCCTGCTCTCCGGTGAGCACGATCCCTCCAACGCCATCCTCTCCATCCACGCGGGCGCGGGAGGGACGGACTCCCAGGACTGGGCGGAGATGCTCCTCCGGATGTACCTGCGGTGGGCTGTCTCCAAGGGGTACGAGGCAGAGGTGGTGGACCTCTCCTTGGGCGAGGAGGCGGGGATTAAGAGCGCCACGGTGATGGTGCGGGGGCCGTATGCCTACGGGTACCTGAAGGCGGAACGGGGGACCCATCGCCTGGTGCGCATCTCGCCCTTTGACGCGGCCCACCGGCGTCACACCTCCTTCGCCCTGGTGGAGGTTCTCCCAGAGGTGGAGCCCGTGACGGTGGACATTCGGCCGGAGGATTTGCGGATAGAGACCTTCCGGTCCCGGGGGGCCGGCGGGCAGAACGTGAACAAGGTGGAGACCGCGGTCCGCATTACGCACCTGCCCACGGGGATCGTGGTGCAGTGTCAGAACGAGCGCAGCCAGCACGCCAACCGGGAGACCGCCCTTCGCCTCCTCGCCGCCCGCCTATACGAGCACTACCGACGGGAGCAGGAGAGGAAATTGCAGCAGCTGCGGGGGGAACACCGCGATGCCTCCTGGGGGAACCAGATCCGTTCATACGTCCTCCATCCATATACCCTCGTGAAGGACCACCGGACGGGCGTGGAGACGGGGAACGTGCAGGCGGTGCTCGAGGGCGAGCTGGATCCCTTCATCTACGCCTACCTGCGGGCTCAGGCGGCCACAGACCGGGTTCGGGCAAGAGGATAGGGGTGCGGCTTCTTCCCCCCTTGATCCTCCTGGGTCTTTTCGCCTCCCTCGCGGTAGTCTGGGAGCGCCACGGGGTGGAAGCTCCCTACCGCACCGTGGAGCTCGTCCTCGACAGCGAGGGCTGGCGGCTCGTGGCCAGGCGGGAGGGCCTGGAGGAGGAGGGGTTCTGGCGGACGCTGCGGGAGGCGGGAGCCACCAGCGTGGCGGTGTACGAGCAGACCCTGCGGCGCCTGGAGGATGCGGGGTTGGTGGCGGTCCTCGATGGCCCGGAACTGCTGGCGCAGGCGCGGACCGGCCGCCTCTCTGCGGCTCTCTCCGCCCTGACGCGTCGGCCGGACCTCCTCCGGTCCGTATACGTACTGCCACTTCGACCCGACGTGGCCACCCTGGTGGAGCAGGGCTTTCGGAACGCCCTGGGAGCCCACCGGATCCGCCTCGTGCTCCGGAATCCCCTCGTGTACGAGCTCCTCGGGTGGCGCAAGGATCTGGAGGAGGTCGGCCTCGGGTTCCTTCCCTGGGAGGTCCGGCGATGGGAGCGGCGGGGGTTCTGGGTGGTCCTGCGGCCCCGGAACGTGCGGACCCTGGATGCGGAACGCCTGCGGGAACGGGTCCGGGCATACGGAACGCTGGGACATGGTCTCACCCTGATCTTCGAGGGGGTGGAGGTTCTCGGGTACGAACACCTGATCCCTCAGGCGGCCGCGGTCCTCCGGGAGATCGGCGCGGTCTACGGACGGGTGGAGGTCCTCACCGCGGCGCGCCGGATGCGGGGAGAGCAGAGCCTGGCGGTCCGGATGATGCCTCGGGTGGTGCGGGTGTTCAGCATCGGACAGGACGAACTAGATCGCATGAACCCTCCGGCGGCCCGGGAGCGGTTCCTGCGGGCGGCCCGGGAGCGCAACCTCCGGATCCTCTACATTCGGCCGTTCCAGTCTGTGCCCGGAGGCGTGGATCCCGTGGCGTACAACCTCCACTACCTCCGATCCCTCGTCGCCGACCTGCAGACCGCCGGTTTCCAGCGCGGACGGGCGGCTCCGCTTCCGATGCTGCGGCTTCCGCGCCCCGTGCTGTACGCCGCGGGGTTAGGGGCCGTAGCGGCGGGTGTGCTCTCGCTCGTCCTCCTCGTCGGGAGGACTTGCTCTCCCCTCGGAGCGGTGGTCCTGGTGGGCGCGGGATGGGTTGGACTTTTGGGGCTGGGTATGGTCTCCGAGCTGTGGGCGCGCAAGCTCACGGCCCTCCTGAGTGCCGTGGTCATCCCCCCCCTCGCGATCCACGCAGGTCTACCCCGGGGCGGACCGCGGGCGGTCTCCGGAGGTCGGGTGCTGCTGGAGGCCGTGGGCCGGCTGTGGCTTATCTCCCTGGGATCCACCGCGGGGGGATTCCTGGTGGCCGCGCTGCTCACGGACTGGCCCTTCCTGCTGGCCTTCGAGGTCTTCTTCGGGGTGAAGGCGGCCACCGTCCTCCCCCTCGTCCTGATCCTGCTGTTGGAGCTCTCGGAGCCGACAACCGCCGACCCTCCGTGGCGGAGGCTGTGGCGGGCCATGGACCGGCCCCTCTCCCTTCGAACAGCCCTGATCCTGGTGGTGCTGGGATCCGCGGGCTTGCTGTTGGTGCTGCGTACCGGCAACGTGAGCCTGCCCATGCTCGATCTGGAGGAGCGACTGCGTACGGCGTTGGAGACGGCCATGGGAGCCCGGCCCCGCACGAAAGAGTACCTGGTGGGCCACCCCGCCCTGCTGCTCGGCGTTGCCGCGTATCTCGTGGGTATGCGGCGATGGGGCCTCCCCCTGGTCGTGGTGGGAGCCGTCGGGCAGGCGGGACTCGTGAACTCCTTCGCCCACCTCCACACCCCCATCCTCTATACCCTCTGGCGCACCGCCAACGGTCTGCTGCTGGGAACCGTGATCGGGGTGGCGGTCTGGGTAGTGGCGTGGTTCCTCCTCCGGCCCCGGGGGCTCCTTCCCGCCCCCGGGCATCCTGTGCTGGTGCAGGCCGCGATTCGCGAACAGCTCCCTCCCTAGCCCATGCGGGCGGTGGTCCTGGGCTACTATGGCTTCGGCAACGTAGGAGACGAGGCGGTGCTGTGGGCCATGCGCCAGCACCTGCGGGAGGTTCTTCCGAACCTCCGGCTCTGTGTGCTCTCCGCGGACCCTGAGGCCACATCCGCCCTGCACGGCACGGAGAGCGTCCTGCGCACGGATCCCAAAGGGGTGCGGCGGGCCATGCGGGAAAGTGTGGTGGTCCTGAGCGGCGGAGGTAGCCTCTTCCAGGACGCCACCAGCTGGCGGAGCCCACTCTACTACGCCTGGCTGCACGAGCTCGCCGCCAGGGAACGCAGGCCCCTGGTGGTGTACGCGCAGGGCATAGGCCCCCTCCGGCGGCGCCTCAGTCGGTGGACGACCCGACGGGCCATGGGACACGCCGCGCGCCTCACGGTGCGGGATGCCCCAAGCGCCCGACTCCTCAGACACCTCGGCGTGCGGGACCCCGTCGAGGTAGTCTGCGATCCCGTCCTCGGGTTGCCGACTCCCGGGCCCGGAGAGGGCTCCCCGTGGATCGGCGTCTCCCTCCGTCCCTGGCCGGGGGTATCCCTAGATCCCATCGTCGAGGCCATCGCGAGGCTTCAGGACGAGGTCGGAATTCCGGTACGGGTGGTGTGCTTCCACGAAAGCATGGATCGGGGGCTGAACGAAGTCCTGGCCCGCCGGGTGCGGGCCGAGGACCTCGTGGTGGTGCGCTCGCCCCAGGAGGCTTGGCGGGTCTTCTGCGGCGCGGGTCTCGTGGTGGCCATGCGGCTCCATGCCCTCCTCTTCGCGGCCCTGGCAGGGGCCGTTCCCGTGGGTATTGCGTACGATCCGAAGGTTCAGGCCCTGGCGGACCAGCTCCCCGGCTTGGAGGTGGTTTCCCTGGAGGAACTCTCCCGCGGCCTGTGGGGGGCCGTGGAGCGCGCGTGGCGGGATCGGGAGTCCAGAGTGGAGCAGCTGCGGAAGGCGGTTCCCCCGCTTTCAGCCCGGGCCCGGCTCCCCGCCCGGGCCGTCGCCGCCTTGTTGGGGGGTGTACCCCTCTAGGGACGGATGGGCGGACGGGTGTGGGTCCTGGGAGTTCCCTTCGACCCTGTAGATCTGGAGGGTGCGGTGGCGGCGTGCATCCGCATGGTGGCCGACGGGCGGCCGCACCTGGCGGTCACCGCCAATCCCGAGGCGGTGGTCCGGGCCCAGGACGATCCGGAGTTTGCGGAGATACTCCGGAGGGCGGATCTCGTGGTCGCGGATGGAATCGGCGTGGTGTGGGCGTCCCGGAGGCTGGGGCAGCCGCTGCCCATGCGGGTCCCCGGCATCGAGCTCATGGAGGCCCTCTGCGCCCACGCGGCGCGCGCAGGGCTGAGGGTGTTCCTGCTGGGCGGAGCCGAGGGAGTGGCAGAGCAGGCAGCCCGCACCCTCCTCCGAAATCACCCCGGCCTGCGGATTGCGGGCACCCACCACGGGTACTTCCCGGACGACGGACCGGTGGTCGAGCGGATCGCGGAGAGCCGCGCGGACCTGCTGTTCGTGGGGATGGGGATGCCCCGGCAGGAGAAGTGGTTGAGCCGCCACCTTCCCGAGCTCGGGGTACGGCTGGCCATGGGGGTGGGCGGGAGCCTGGATGTGCTCGCGGGCCGGGTCCGCCGGGCACCGGGCTTTGTACAGCGGGTGCACCTGGAGTGGCTGTACCGCCTCCTGCAGGAACCCCGCCGGTGGCGCCGCCAAC includes the following:
- a CDS encoding WecB/TagA/CpsF family glycosyltransferase, with translation MGGRVWVLGVPFDPVDLEGAVAACIRMVADGRPHLAVTANPEAVVRAQDDPEFAEILRRADLVVADGIGVVWASRRLGQPLPMRVPGIELMEALCAHAARAGLRVFLLGGAEGVAEQAARTLLRNHPGLRIAGTHHGYFPDDGPVVERIAESRADLLFVGMGMPRQEKWLSRHLPELGVRLAMGVGGSLDVLAGRVRRAPGFVQRVHLEWLYRLLQEPRRWRRQLALVRFVWLVLRRGEEKPGGRRNTNTRQDTRG